Proteins from one Cryptomeria japonica chromosome 4, Sugi_1.0, whole genome shotgun sequence genomic window:
- the LOC131053576 gene encoding pentatricopeptide repeat-containing protein At5g59600 — MVSPRNRLNFGFQHLRMLRKSNHYCSEQDIRNLCKQGRLKEALQHLQHDDQRVVNPFTYASFFHACVKRNGFAEGKQLHTHMKKQGFIRNTMVQSSLVTMYAKCGCLAEAHGILNQMCEADDFSWTSMMAAYCKHGSPEKALVLLNQMKKTAAKPSNYTFASVLPACAKLGVLKEGSGIHGCIIRSGFDSDVFVQSALVDMYAKCASMEDARRVFDQMSQRDVVSWNAMISGFAQNGRLDEAVCMFEKMPQPDVISWNAVIAGYAQNGDAEKAMKLFQKMPNRDNASWNTVIGVCVQGGKSEEALRLFKHMQLEGVKPNPKTFASVLPACGELAALELGTEIHQDIVQSGLESEFILQSALMDMYAKCGSLEKAHELFNRMRYQNTVSWTSMIAGYAMHGRGREALELFGEMQKSGVKANHVTFVCVLTACCHVGLVEEGQKYFDSMSQDFHIVPQMENYVCMVDLFGRAGRLDEAYDFIKKMSIKPDTTVWRCLLAACYVHNNIMLGEQVAKHLFELEPENASPYVVLSNLYATAGRWNDMENVRRRMKEMGVRKTPACSWIEVEGQVHAFLVGNALAIHPEMQEIYES; from the exons ATGGTGTCACCGAGAAATCGATTAAATTTTGGCTTTCAGCATTTAAGAATGCTCCGTAAATCCAATCACTATTGTTCAGAACAAGACATCAGAAACTTGTGCAAGCAAGGCCGCCTTAAAGAAGCCCTGCAACACTTACAGCACGATGATCAACGTGTAGTAAACCCCTTCACATATGCCTCTTTCTTTCACGCCTGCGTTAAAAGAAATGGCTTCGCGGAGGGGAAACAGCTACACACTCACATGAAAAAACAGGGTTTTATCCGAAATACAATGGTTCAGAGTTCACTAGTCACTATGTACGCAAAGTGCGGCTGCTTGGCGGAAGCCCACGGCATTTTGAACCAGATGTGTGAAGCAGACGATTTCTCGTGGACCTCCATGATGGCAGCttattgcaaacatggatcccctgAGAAAGCCCTAGTTTTATTAAATCAAATGAAAAAAACAGCTGCCAAACCCAGCAATTATACTTTTGCCAGCGTTCTGCCTGCGTGCGCTAAATTGGGAGTCCTAAAAGAGGGTTCAGGAATTCATGGTTGCATTATTAGAAGTGGTTTTGATTCGGACGTGTTTGTGCAGAGTGCACTTGTGGATATGTATGCGAAATGTGCCAGCATGGAGGATGCACGCCGAGTGTTTGACCAAATGTCCCAACGAGATGTGgtttcatggaatgccatgatttcAGGCTTTGCGCAGAATGGGCGCCTGGATGAGGCTGTTTGTATGTTTGAGAAGATGCCCCAGCCGGATGTGATTAGTTGGAATGCGGTTATTGCGGGGTACGCGCAAAATGGTGATGCTGAAAAAGCAATGAAACTATTTCAGAAAATGCCGAATAGGGATAATGCATCGTGGAATACTGTGATTGGAGTATGTGTGCAAGGTGGCAAGTCTGAAGAGGCCTTGAGACTTTTCAAGCACATGCAACTTGAAG GTGTGAAACCAAACCCAAAAACTTTTGCCAGTGTTCTGCCGGCATGTGGTGAGTTGGCTGCCCTGGAACTGGGTACCGAGATCCATCAAGATATAGTTCAGAGTGGGCTTGAGTCTGAATTCATTCTGCAAAGTGCCCTTATGGACATGTATGCTAAATGTGGGAGCTTAGAGAAAGCTCACGAATTGTTTAATAGAATGCGATACCAGAACACCGTTTCATGGACATCCATGATCGCTGGATATGCCATGCATGGCCGAGGCAGGGAGGCCCTTGAACTCTTTGGAGAAATGCAGAAATCTGGTGTGAAAGCAAACCATGTCACATTTGTTTGTGTTTTGACGGCTTGCTGTCATGTGGGCCTTGTCGAGGAGGGCCAGAAATATTTTGATTCCATGAGTCAAGATTTCCACATTGTGCCCCAAATGGAAAACTATGTCTGTATGGTTGATCTATTTGGTCGTGCTGGGCGCCTTGATGAGGCAtatgactttatcaagaaaatgTCAATAAAACCTGACACTACAGTGTGGAGGTGTTTGCTTGCTGCCTGCTATGTACACAATAATATAATGTTAGGGGAACAAGTAGCAAAACACCTTTTTGAGTTGGAACCTGAAAATGCCTCACCCTATGTGGTGCTATCAAACTTATATGCTACAGCTGGAAggtggaatgatatggaaaatgtGCGGAGGAGGATGAAAGAGATGGGGGTTAGAAAGACACCTGCATGCAGTTGGATTGAAGTCGAAGGACAAGTGCATGCATTTTTAGTAGGAAATGCATTGGCGATACATCCAGAGATGCAAGAAATATATGAAAGTTAG